One genomic segment of Hevea brasiliensis isolate MT/VB/25A 57/8 chromosome 3, ASM3005281v1, whole genome shotgun sequence includes these proteins:
- the LOC110639336 gene encoding uncharacterized protein LOC110639336 isoform X1, translated as MEGERKRSKGIFFHFFDWNGKSRKKLFVNNSELSGTEGSKQGKENVENIEKAQLHAIEADDRRANSSNKGSTDFSCTSSVTSDEGYGTRAPGVVARLMGLESLPTSNAAEPSSTPFCDSASLRASQYDSSTPNLWSEYNPMDYLNNSKDSWNSLESRSLKVQNRPIERFQTEILPPKSAKSIPITHHKLLSPIKTPGFIPTMNVAYIMEAAEKIIEASPKASINGKVPSIGTSSLPLRIQGLKQKMEAAHRASRPQRPNELFSAENTKGQHSGSSQRGSEGKPSCSTSMFSEKGASGSLKNKGKPVSLSVKAKSNVQRREGSTSRNNNIKQKEQKEIRSNQSLKSLPSTQKTKRTSEERTSNVFRQNNQKQNCVSGKESSTSKNSFSKQPGRKAQSMSGSVGVSRTVKKVVLKPETVSRKVRSVVTTSEKDKPNNISQTKQSVNGDFQIDRSVSDNVSCNRDERSIKCNVAVDGSMHTAVDNRKNGMEVISFTFTSPVRRTTSNTQPSMMEGTNSSAIDSLGSNDCPYFQNSTSSFLGFSSGDALGVLLEQKLRELTNKVESSHCNIIRDETSASSTSSLQNFMSTFNVVSTIPAVHDKRIQFVEKDKSDHPDNFDCFSVECPKLTKNQMWQESEEIEEHSCSSNCSFTEIDLECRHPSPVSILEPTFESGSCSNTNVQSDEALNDFSANESFEVEGERELSDSASSISTVDMRRKLTKTFTSAEFKGSSDWELDYVRDVLNNAEIMLKDFTLGHTPNVITPHLFHLLENQENGIKRNEEEYSKLGRKVLFDCVSERLELMCRKALVGSCKSWARMWTLFQMRGWLAEELYKDISGWKSMGDLMVDELVDKDMSTQYGRWLDFNIEAFEEGVEIEKGILTSLVDELVSDLFIM; from the exons ATGGAGGGGGAGAGAAAGCGTTCAAAGGGAATCTTTTTTCACTTCTTTGATTGGAATGGGAAGTCACGAAAGAAGCTGTTCGTGAATAATTCTGAATTATCTGGTACAG AAGGATCAAAGCAAGGAAAAGAAAATGTTGAAAATATAGAGAAAGCACAGCTTCATGCA ATAGAGGCGGATGATAGAAGAGCAAATTCAAGCAACAAGGGGAGTACTGACTTTAGTTGCACTTCATCAGTAACTAGTGATGAAGGATATGGAACTAGAGCACCAGGGGTGGTTGCTAGACTTATGGGCTTGGAGTCTTTGCCAACATCAAATGCTGCTGAGCCCTCTTCCACCCCTTTTTGTGATTCTGCTTCACTTAGAGCATCTCAATATGATAGTAGTACCCCTAATTTATGGAGTGAGTATAATCCCATGGACTACCTTAACAATTCCAAGGATTCTTGGAATTCTTTGGAATCAAGGTCACTAAAGGTGCAGAACCGGCCAATTGAGAGATTTCAAACTGAAATATTGCCGCCAAAATCAGCTAAATCAATTCCTATCACCCATCATAAGCTGTTATCTCCAATCAAGACTCCTGGATTCATCCCAACAATGAATGTGGCCTACATAATGGAGGCAGCTGAAAAGATAATTGAGGCAAGTCCTAAGGCAAGTATAAATGGTAAAGTGCCATCGATTGGGACATCTTCACTTCCATTAAGAATTCAGGGTTTGAAACAGAAAATGGAAGCAGCTCATAGAGCATCTAGGCCTCAAAGACCAAATGAATTGTTCTCTGCCGAGAATACAAAAGGACAGCACAGTGGCAGTAGTCAGAGAGGGTCAGAAGGCAAGCCATCATGCAGTACTTCAATGTTTTCTGAAAAAGGTGCTTCTGGCAGTTTAAAGAATAAGGGAAAACCAGTTTCACTTTCAGTAAAAGCAAAGTCCAATGTTCAGAGAAGAGAGGGATCAACTTCAAGAAATAACAACATTAAGCAGAAGGAGCAGAAGGAGATTCGGTCTAACCAGTCACTTAAAAGCCTGCCCAGTACACAAAAGACCAAGAGAACTTCTGAAGAAAGGACTAGCAATGTGTTCAGGCAGAATAACCAGAAGCAAAATTGTGTATCTGGTAAAGAGAGTTCAACTTCGAAGAATTCATTTTCTAAACAGCCAGGCAGAAAAGCTCAGTCCATGAGTGGTTCTGTTGGGGTTAGTAGGACAGTAAAGAAAGTTGTTTTAAAGCCTGAAACTGTGTCCAGAAAGGTGCGTTCAGTGGTCACAACTTCTGAAAAGGACAAACCAAATAATATATCTCAGACGAAACAGTCTGTAAATGGCGATTTCCAAATTGACAGAAGTGTTTCTGATAATGTGTCATGTAATCGAGATGAGAGGTCTATAAAATGTAATGTTGCAGTAGATGGAAGCATGCACACAGCTGTAGATAACAGGAAAAATGGCATGGAGGTTATTTCATTTACATTCACATCCCCTGTGAGGAGAACCACCTCTAATACCCAACCCTCAATGATGGAAGGAACTAACAGCTCTGCCATTGATTCTTTGGGTAGTAATGATTGTCCTTACTTCCAAAATTCCacatcttcttttctagggttcAGTAGTGGTGATGCTTTGGGTGTTCTTTTGGAACAAAAGCTGCGGGAATTAACAAATAAAGTTGAATCATCTCATTGTAACATAATCAGAGACGAGACTTCTGCTAGTTCTACATCAAGTTTGCAGAATTTCATGTCCACATTTAACGTGGTTAGCACCATACCTGCTGTACATGACAAGAGGATTCAATTTGTAGAAAAAGACAAGTCAGACCACCCAGATAACTTTGATTGCTTTTCTGTGGAGTGTCCAAAGCTTACCAAGAACCAAATGTGGCAG GAATCTGAAGAAATTGAAGAGCACAGCTGTAGCAGCAATTGCAGCTTCACTGAAATAGACCTTGAATGTCGACATCCTAGTCCAGTTTCAATTCTTGAACCTACTTTTGAGAGTGGAAGTTGCTCAAATACCAATG TTCAATCTGATGAGGCGCTCAATGATTTCTCTGCAAATGAATCTTTTGAAGTGGAAGGGGAGAGAGAATTATCAGATTCAGCCTCCTCAATATCTACAGTAGACATGAGAAGGAAGCTCACTAAAACATTCACGTCAGCAGAATTTAAGGGATCAAGTGACTGGGAACTAGATTACGTGAGGGATGTACTTAACAATGCAGAAATAATGTTGAAAGATTTCACATTGGGTCATACGCCAAATGTCATAACTCCGCATCTTTTCCATCTGCTGGAAAATCAAGAGAATGGaataaaaagaaatgaagaagagtaCTCCAAGCTTGGGCGAAAGGTTTTGTTTGATTGTGTTAGTGAACGGTTGGAGCTCATGTGCAGAAAAGCTTTAGTCGGGAGCTGCAAATCATGGGCTAGAATGTGGACGTTATTTCAAATGAGGGGTTGGTTGGCAGAGGAATTGTATAAGGATATCTCAGGTTGGAAAAGCATGGGAGACTTGATGGTGGATGAGCTTGTGGACAAGGACATGAGCACTCAGTATGGGAGATGGCTTGACTTTAACATAGAAGCATTTGAAGAAGGTGTCGAGATTGAGAAGGGGATTCTAACTTCTTTGGTTGATGAACTGGTTTCTGATTTATTTATCATGTAA
- the LOC110639336 gene encoding uncharacterized protein LOC110639336 isoform X2 translates to MEGERKRSKGIFFHFFDWNGKSRKKLFVNNSELSEGSKQGKENVENIEKAQLHAIEADDRRANSSNKGSTDFSCTSSVTSDEGYGTRAPGVVARLMGLESLPTSNAAEPSSTPFCDSASLRASQYDSSTPNLWSEYNPMDYLNNSKDSWNSLESRSLKVQNRPIERFQTEILPPKSAKSIPITHHKLLSPIKTPGFIPTMNVAYIMEAAEKIIEASPKASINGKVPSIGTSSLPLRIQGLKQKMEAAHRASRPQRPNELFSAENTKGQHSGSSQRGSEGKPSCSTSMFSEKGASGSLKNKGKPVSLSVKAKSNVQRREGSTSRNNNIKQKEQKEIRSNQSLKSLPSTQKTKRTSEERTSNVFRQNNQKQNCVSGKESSTSKNSFSKQPGRKAQSMSGSVGVSRTVKKVVLKPETVSRKVRSVVTTSEKDKPNNISQTKQSVNGDFQIDRSVSDNVSCNRDERSIKCNVAVDGSMHTAVDNRKNGMEVISFTFTSPVRRTTSNTQPSMMEGTNSSAIDSLGSNDCPYFQNSTSSFLGFSSGDALGVLLEQKLRELTNKVESSHCNIIRDETSASSTSSLQNFMSTFNVVSTIPAVHDKRIQFVEKDKSDHPDNFDCFSVECPKLTKNQMWQESEEIEEHSCSSNCSFTEIDLECRHPSPVSILEPTFESGSCSNTNVQSDEALNDFSANESFEVEGERELSDSASSISTVDMRRKLTKTFTSAEFKGSSDWELDYVRDVLNNAEIMLKDFTLGHTPNVITPHLFHLLENQENGIKRNEEEYSKLGRKVLFDCVSERLELMCRKALVGSCKSWARMWTLFQMRGWLAEELYKDISGWKSMGDLMVDELVDKDMSTQYGRWLDFNIEAFEEGVEIEKGILTSLVDELVSDLFIM, encoded by the exons ATGGAGGGGGAGAGAAAGCGTTCAAAGGGAATCTTTTTTCACTTCTTTGATTGGAATGGGAAGTCACGAAAGAAGCTGTTCGTGAATAATTCTGAATTATCTG AAGGATCAAAGCAAGGAAAAGAAAATGTTGAAAATATAGAGAAAGCACAGCTTCATGCA ATAGAGGCGGATGATAGAAGAGCAAATTCAAGCAACAAGGGGAGTACTGACTTTAGTTGCACTTCATCAGTAACTAGTGATGAAGGATATGGAACTAGAGCACCAGGGGTGGTTGCTAGACTTATGGGCTTGGAGTCTTTGCCAACATCAAATGCTGCTGAGCCCTCTTCCACCCCTTTTTGTGATTCTGCTTCACTTAGAGCATCTCAATATGATAGTAGTACCCCTAATTTATGGAGTGAGTATAATCCCATGGACTACCTTAACAATTCCAAGGATTCTTGGAATTCTTTGGAATCAAGGTCACTAAAGGTGCAGAACCGGCCAATTGAGAGATTTCAAACTGAAATATTGCCGCCAAAATCAGCTAAATCAATTCCTATCACCCATCATAAGCTGTTATCTCCAATCAAGACTCCTGGATTCATCCCAACAATGAATGTGGCCTACATAATGGAGGCAGCTGAAAAGATAATTGAGGCAAGTCCTAAGGCAAGTATAAATGGTAAAGTGCCATCGATTGGGACATCTTCACTTCCATTAAGAATTCAGGGTTTGAAACAGAAAATGGAAGCAGCTCATAGAGCATCTAGGCCTCAAAGACCAAATGAATTGTTCTCTGCCGAGAATACAAAAGGACAGCACAGTGGCAGTAGTCAGAGAGGGTCAGAAGGCAAGCCATCATGCAGTACTTCAATGTTTTCTGAAAAAGGTGCTTCTGGCAGTTTAAAGAATAAGGGAAAACCAGTTTCACTTTCAGTAAAAGCAAAGTCCAATGTTCAGAGAAGAGAGGGATCAACTTCAAGAAATAACAACATTAAGCAGAAGGAGCAGAAGGAGATTCGGTCTAACCAGTCACTTAAAAGCCTGCCCAGTACACAAAAGACCAAGAGAACTTCTGAAGAAAGGACTAGCAATGTGTTCAGGCAGAATAACCAGAAGCAAAATTGTGTATCTGGTAAAGAGAGTTCAACTTCGAAGAATTCATTTTCTAAACAGCCAGGCAGAAAAGCTCAGTCCATGAGTGGTTCTGTTGGGGTTAGTAGGACAGTAAAGAAAGTTGTTTTAAAGCCTGAAACTGTGTCCAGAAAGGTGCGTTCAGTGGTCACAACTTCTGAAAAGGACAAACCAAATAATATATCTCAGACGAAACAGTCTGTAAATGGCGATTTCCAAATTGACAGAAGTGTTTCTGATAATGTGTCATGTAATCGAGATGAGAGGTCTATAAAATGTAATGTTGCAGTAGATGGAAGCATGCACACAGCTGTAGATAACAGGAAAAATGGCATGGAGGTTATTTCATTTACATTCACATCCCCTGTGAGGAGAACCACCTCTAATACCCAACCCTCAATGATGGAAGGAACTAACAGCTCTGCCATTGATTCTTTGGGTAGTAATGATTGTCCTTACTTCCAAAATTCCacatcttcttttctagggttcAGTAGTGGTGATGCTTTGGGTGTTCTTTTGGAACAAAAGCTGCGGGAATTAACAAATAAAGTTGAATCATCTCATTGTAACATAATCAGAGACGAGACTTCTGCTAGTTCTACATCAAGTTTGCAGAATTTCATGTCCACATTTAACGTGGTTAGCACCATACCTGCTGTACATGACAAGAGGATTCAATTTGTAGAAAAAGACAAGTCAGACCACCCAGATAACTTTGATTGCTTTTCTGTGGAGTGTCCAAAGCTTACCAAGAACCAAATGTGGCAG GAATCTGAAGAAATTGAAGAGCACAGCTGTAGCAGCAATTGCAGCTTCACTGAAATAGACCTTGAATGTCGACATCCTAGTCCAGTTTCAATTCTTGAACCTACTTTTGAGAGTGGAAGTTGCTCAAATACCAATG TTCAATCTGATGAGGCGCTCAATGATTTCTCTGCAAATGAATCTTTTGAAGTGGAAGGGGAGAGAGAATTATCAGATTCAGCCTCCTCAATATCTACAGTAGACATGAGAAGGAAGCTCACTAAAACATTCACGTCAGCAGAATTTAAGGGATCAAGTGACTGGGAACTAGATTACGTGAGGGATGTACTTAACAATGCAGAAATAATGTTGAAAGATTTCACATTGGGTCATACGCCAAATGTCATAACTCCGCATCTTTTCCATCTGCTGGAAAATCAAGAGAATGGaataaaaagaaatgaagaagagtaCTCCAAGCTTGGGCGAAAGGTTTTGTTTGATTGTGTTAGTGAACGGTTGGAGCTCATGTGCAGAAAAGCTTTAGTCGGGAGCTGCAAATCATGGGCTAGAATGTGGACGTTATTTCAAATGAGGGGTTGGTTGGCAGAGGAATTGTATAAGGATATCTCAGGTTGGAAAAGCATGGGAGACTTGATGGTGGATGAGCTTGTGGACAAGGACATGAGCACTCAGTATGGGAGATGGCTTGACTTTAACATAGAAGCATTTGAAGAAGGTGTCGAGATTGAGAAGGGGATTCTAACTTCTTTGGTTGATGAACTGGTTTCTGATTTATTTATCATGTAA
- the LOC110639336 gene encoding uncharacterized protein LOC110639336 isoform X3, whose product MEGERKRSKGIFFHFFDWNGKSRKKLFVNNSELSGSKQGKENVENIEKAQLHAIEADDRRANSSNKGSTDFSCTSSVTSDEGYGTRAPGVVARLMGLESLPTSNAAEPSSTPFCDSASLRASQYDSSTPNLWSEYNPMDYLNNSKDSWNSLESRSLKVQNRPIERFQTEILPPKSAKSIPITHHKLLSPIKTPGFIPTMNVAYIMEAAEKIIEASPKASINGKVPSIGTSSLPLRIQGLKQKMEAAHRASRPQRPNELFSAENTKGQHSGSSQRGSEGKPSCSTSMFSEKGASGSLKNKGKPVSLSVKAKSNVQRREGSTSRNNNIKQKEQKEIRSNQSLKSLPSTQKTKRTSEERTSNVFRQNNQKQNCVSGKESSTSKNSFSKQPGRKAQSMSGSVGVSRTVKKVVLKPETVSRKVRSVVTTSEKDKPNNISQTKQSVNGDFQIDRSVSDNVSCNRDERSIKCNVAVDGSMHTAVDNRKNGMEVISFTFTSPVRRTTSNTQPSMMEGTNSSAIDSLGSNDCPYFQNSTSSFLGFSSGDALGVLLEQKLRELTNKVESSHCNIIRDETSASSTSSLQNFMSTFNVVSTIPAVHDKRIQFVEKDKSDHPDNFDCFSVECPKLTKNQMWQESEEIEEHSCSSNCSFTEIDLECRHPSPVSILEPTFESGSCSNTNVQSDEALNDFSANESFEVEGERELSDSASSISTVDMRRKLTKTFTSAEFKGSSDWELDYVRDVLNNAEIMLKDFTLGHTPNVITPHLFHLLENQENGIKRNEEEYSKLGRKVLFDCVSERLELMCRKALVGSCKSWARMWTLFQMRGWLAEELYKDISGWKSMGDLMVDELVDKDMSTQYGRWLDFNIEAFEEGVEIEKGILTSLVDELVSDLFIM is encoded by the exons ATGGAGGGGGAGAGAAAGCGTTCAAAGGGAATCTTTTTTCACTTCTTTGATTGGAATGGGAAGTCACGAAAGAAGCTGTTCGTGAATAATTCTGAATTATCTG GATCAAAGCAAGGAAAAGAAAATGTTGAAAATATAGAGAAAGCACAGCTTCATGCA ATAGAGGCGGATGATAGAAGAGCAAATTCAAGCAACAAGGGGAGTACTGACTTTAGTTGCACTTCATCAGTAACTAGTGATGAAGGATATGGAACTAGAGCACCAGGGGTGGTTGCTAGACTTATGGGCTTGGAGTCTTTGCCAACATCAAATGCTGCTGAGCCCTCTTCCACCCCTTTTTGTGATTCTGCTTCACTTAGAGCATCTCAATATGATAGTAGTACCCCTAATTTATGGAGTGAGTATAATCCCATGGACTACCTTAACAATTCCAAGGATTCTTGGAATTCTTTGGAATCAAGGTCACTAAAGGTGCAGAACCGGCCAATTGAGAGATTTCAAACTGAAATATTGCCGCCAAAATCAGCTAAATCAATTCCTATCACCCATCATAAGCTGTTATCTCCAATCAAGACTCCTGGATTCATCCCAACAATGAATGTGGCCTACATAATGGAGGCAGCTGAAAAGATAATTGAGGCAAGTCCTAAGGCAAGTATAAATGGTAAAGTGCCATCGATTGGGACATCTTCACTTCCATTAAGAATTCAGGGTTTGAAACAGAAAATGGAAGCAGCTCATAGAGCATCTAGGCCTCAAAGACCAAATGAATTGTTCTCTGCCGAGAATACAAAAGGACAGCACAGTGGCAGTAGTCAGAGAGGGTCAGAAGGCAAGCCATCATGCAGTACTTCAATGTTTTCTGAAAAAGGTGCTTCTGGCAGTTTAAAGAATAAGGGAAAACCAGTTTCACTTTCAGTAAAAGCAAAGTCCAATGTTCAGAGAAGAGAGGGATCAACTTCAAGAAATAACAACATTAAGCAGAAGGAGCAGAAGGAGATTCGGTCTAACCAGTCACTTAAAAGCCTGCCCAGTACACAAAAGACCAAGAGAACTTCTGAAGAAAGGACTAGCAATGTGTTCAGGCAGAATAACCAGAAGCAAAATTGTGTATCTGGTAAAGAGAGTTCAACTTCGAAGAATTCATTTTCTAAACAGCCAGGCAGAAAAGCTCAGTCCATGAGTGGTTCTGTTGGGGTTAGTAGGACAGTAAAGAAAGTTGTTTTAAAGCCTGAAACTGTGTCCAGAAAGGTGCGTTCAGTGGTCACAACTTCTGAAAAGGACAAACCAAATAATATATCTCAGACGAAACAGTCTGTAAATGGCGATTTCCAAATTGACAGAAGTGTTTCTGATAATGTGTCATGTAATCGAGATGAGAGGTCTATAAAATGTAATGTTGCAGTAGATGGAAGCATGCACACAGCTGTAGATAACAGGAAAAATGGCATGGAGGTTATTTCATTTACATTCACATCCCCTGTGAGGAGAACCACCTCTAATACCCAACCCTCAATGATGGAAGGAACTAACAGCTCTGCCATTGATTCTTTGGGTAGTAATGATTGTCCTTACTTCCAAAATTCCacatcttcttttctagggttcAGTAGTGGTGATGCTTTGGGTGTTCTTTTGGAACAAAAGCTGCGGGAATTAACAAATAAAGTTGAATCATCTCATTGTAACATAATCAGAGACGAGACTTCTGCTAGTTCTACATCAAGTTTGCAGAATTTCATGTCCACATTTAACGTGGTTAGCACCATACCTGCTGTACATGACAAGAGGATTCAATTTGTAGAAAAAGACAAGTCAGACCACCCAGATAACTTTGATTGCTTTTCTGTGGAGTGTCCAAAGCTTACCAAGAACCAAATGTGGCAG GAATCTGAAGAAATTGAAGAGCACAGCTGTAGCAGCAATTGCAGCTTCACTGAAATAGACCTTGAATGTCGACATCCTAGTCCAGTTTCAATTCTTGAACCTACTTTTGAGAGTGGAAGTTGCTCAAATACCAATG TTCAATCTGATGAGGCGCTCAATGATTTCTCTGCAAATGAATCTTTTGAAGTGGAAGGGGAGAGAGAATTATCAGATTCAGCCTCCTCAATATCTACAGTAGACATGAGAAGGAAGCTCACTAAAACATTCACGTCAGCAGAATTTAAGGGATCAAGTGACTGGGAACTAGATTACGTGAGGGATGTACTTAACAATGCAGAAATAATGTTGAAAGATTTCACATTGGGTCATACGCCAAATGTCATAACTCCGCATCTTTTCCATCTGCTGGAAAATCAAGAGAATGGaataaaaagaaatgaagaagagtaCTCCAAGCTTGGGCGAAAGGTTTTGTTTGATTGTGTTAGTGAACGGTTGGAGCTCATGTGCAGAAAAGCTTTAGTCGGGAGCTGCAAATCATGGGCTAGAATGTGGACGTTATTTCAAATGAGGGGTTGGTTGGCAGAGGAATTGTATAAGGATATCTCAGGTTGGAAAAGCATGGGAGACTTGATGGTGGATGAGCTTGTGGACAAGGACATGAGCACTCAGTATGGGAGATGGCTTGACTTTAACATAGAAGCATTTGAAGAAGGTGTCGAGATTGAGAAGGGGATTCTAACTTCTTTGGTTGATGAACTGGTTTCTGATTTATTTATCATGTAA
- the LOC110639274 gene encoding uncharacterized protein LOC110639274 isoform X2, whose amino-acid sequence MELQPNQNAQTSTPDPISDLDNPNNGFPFSAQQPHLFSDDFDSTCSTPYVSAPSSPGRGPASGPINGGFFYSCPASPMHFAITSTAASYSASAVSSPDNGNGGSVPVGYEFEFSARLGSSGYGQTGSMSSADELFLNGQIRPMKLSTHLERPQVLAPLLDLENKEEGEGEEYDMGIKNGGRIVSGGGSTRGRDLRLRDKSLRRRTRSMSPLRSISLEFVNDDDEDGKKNEIYGSTDESCGASCLEANGSIKIEEEAAATLSVSASSSRSSSAGRNSKRWVFLKDFLYRSKSEGRSNNKFWSNISFSPAKEKKSMNTAAAAGVQVPATTKEKLGNASNENQKVKGSGIASGKKPMNGVGKRRVPTSPHELHYKASKAQAEEMRKKTFLPYRQGLLGCLGFSSKGYGAMNGFTRALNPVSSRNV is encoded by the exons ATGGAGCTCCAACCCAACCAAAATGCCCAAACCTCTACTCCAGACCCAATATCAGACCTTGATAACCCCAACAATGGCTTTCCTTTCTCTGCCCAACAACCCCATCTCTTTTCTGATGATTTTGACAGCACTTGTTCCACTCCTTATGTTAGTGCTCCTTCTAGCCCCGGCCGTGGCCCTGCTTCCGGACCTATTAATGGTGGTTTCTTTTACAGTTGCCCTGCAAGCCCAATGCACTTCGCTATTACATCTACTGCTGCTTCATACTCTGCGTCAGCTGTTTCTTCACCGGATAATGGTAATGGCGGCTCTGTGCCTGTTGGGTATGAGTTTGAATTCTCTGCAAGACTTGGGTCCAGTGGTTATGGTCAAACTGGGTCTATGAGTTCTGCTGATGAGTTGTTTTTGAACGGCCAAATCCGTCCCATGAAGCTATCGACACATTTGGAGAGACCCCAAGTGTTGGCGCCGTTGTTGGATCTTGAAAATAAAGAGGAAGGGGAGGGTGAGGAGTATGATATGGGTATTAAGAATGGTGGAAGAATAGTTAGTGGCGGCGGGAGTACAAGAGGCAGAGATCTGAGACTGCGTGATAAATCTTTACGTCGAAGAACCAGATCTATGTCTCCACTAAGAAGTATTTCTTTGGAGTTCGttaatgatgatgatgaagatggcAAGAAGAATGAGATCTATGGCTCCACTGATGAGTCTTGTGGGGCTTCTTGTTTGGAAGCTAATGGGAGTATCAAGATTGAAGAAGAAGCAGCAGCAACTCTATCAGTTTCTGCATCTTCTTCTAGGTCATCTTCAGCTGGAAGGAACTCAAAAAGATGGGTTTTTTTGAAAGATTTTCTTTACAGAAGCAAAAGTGAAGGGAGGAGCAATAATAAGTTCTGGTCTAATATTTCTTTTTCACCAGCAAAGGAAAAGAAGTCCATGAACACAGCGGCAGCAGCAGGTGTTCAAGTTCCTGCCACAACAAAAGAAAAGCTTGGAAATGCCTCAAATGAGAATCAAAAAGTTAAGGGAAGTGGAATAGCTTCAGGGAAGAAACCAATGAATGGGGTAGGGAAGAGAAGGGTACCGACATCACCTCATGAGTTGCATTATAAGGCAAGTAAAGCACAGGCAGAGGAGATGAGGAAGAAGACCTTCTTGCCTTATAGACAAGGACTACTTGGGTGCTTGGGGTTTAGTTCAAAGGGCTATGGAGCCATGAATGGATTTACTAGGGCTCTGAATCCAGTTTCCTCAAG AAATGTCTGA
- the LOC110639274 gene encoding uncharacterized protein LOC110639274 isoform X1 translates to MELQPNQNAQTSTPDPISDLDNPNNGFPFSAQQPHLFSDDFDSTCSTPYVSAPSSPGRGPASGPINGGFFYSCPASPMHFAITSTAASYSASAVSSPDNGNGGSVPVGYEFEFSARLGSSGYGQTGSMSSADELFLNGQIRPMKLSTHLERPQVLAPLLDLENKEEGEGEEYDMGIKNGGRIVSGGGSTRGRDLRLRDKSLRRRTRSMSPLRSISLEFVNDDDEDGKKNEIYGSTDESCGASCLEANGSIKIEEEAAATLSVSASSSRSSSAGRNSKRWVFLKDFLYRSKSEGRSNNKFWSNISFSPAKEKKSMNTAAAAGVQVPATTKEKLGNASNENQKVKGSGIASGKKPMNGVGKRRVPTSPHELHYKASKAQAEEMRKKTFLPYRQGLLGCLGFSSKGYGAMNGFTRALNPVSSRYTLLCGC, encoded by the exons ATGGAGCTCCAACCCAACCAAAATGCCCAAACCTCTACTCCAGACCCAATATCAGACCTTGATAACCCCAACAATGGCTTTCCTTTCTCTGCCCAACAACCCCATCTCTTTTCTGATGATTTTGACAGCACTTGTTCCACTCCTTATGTTAGTGCTCCTTCTAGCCCCGGCCGTGGCCCTGCTTCCGGACCTATTAATGGTGGTTTCTTTTACAGTTGCCCTGCAAGCCCAATGCACTTCGCTATTACATCTACTGCTGCTTCATACTCTGCGTCAGCTGTTTCTTCACCGGATAATGGTAATGGCGGCTCTGTGCCTGTTGGGTATGAGTTTGAATTCTCTGCAAGACTTGGGTCCAGTGGTTATGGTCAAACTGGGTCTATGAGTTCTGCTGATGAGTTGTTTTTGAACGGCCAAATCCGTCCCATGAAGCTATCGACACATTTGGAGAGACCCCAAGTGTTGGCGCCGTTGTTGGATCTTGAAAATAAAGAGGAAGGGGAGGGTGAGGAGTATGATATGGGTATTAAGAATGGTGGAAGAATAGTTAGTGGCGGCGGGAGTACAAGAGGCAGAGATCTGAGACTGCGTGATAAATCTTTACGTCGAAGAACCAGATCTATGTCTCCACTAAGAAGTATTTCTTTGGAGTTCGttaatgatgatgatgaagatggcAAGAAGAATGAGATCTATGGCTCCACTGATGAGTCTTGTGGGGCTTCTTGTTTGGAAGCTAATGGGAGTATCAAGATTGAAGAAGAAGCAGCAGCAACTCTATCAGTTTCTGCATCTTCTTCTAGGTCATCTTCAGCTGGAAGGAACTCAAAAAGATGGGTTTTTTTGAAAGATTTTCTTTACAGAAGCAAAAGTGAAGGGAGGAGCAATAATAAGTTCTGGTCTAATATTTCTTTTTCACCAGCAAAGGAAAAGAAGTCCATGAACACAGCGGCAGCAGCAGGTGTTCAAGTTCCTGCCACAACAAAAGAAAAGCTTGGAAATGCCTCAAATGAGAATCAAAAAGTTAAGGGAAGTGGAATAGCTTCAGGGAAGAAACCAATGAATGGGGTAGGGAAGAGAAGGGTACCGACATCACCTCATGAGTTGCATTATAAGGCAAGTAAAGCACAGGCAGAGGAGATGAGGAAGAAGACCTTCTTGCCTTATAGACAAGGACTACTTGGGTGCTTGGGGTTTAGTTCAAAGGGCTATGGAGCCATGAATGGATTTACTAGGGCTCTGAATCCAGTTTCCTCAAG GTATACTTTGCTCTGTGGGTGCTAG